Proteins from a genomic interval of Ptychodera flava strain L36383 chromosome 7, AS_Pfla_20210202, whole genome shotgun sequence:
- the LOC139136425 gene encoding uncharacterized protein: MPGRRQRSIDTPAARYPDMAGYTEARTVVTPSRFYGRLGDDVETFLKEFDRAARANRWTDERKAEILPAYLREFAADFWNDLNDHTKYDYDQVTAALRENFLPKETQRLFYNELYNRNQKPGEPVEEFARIIQRLTLRAHMDMPLEFQSELMREHFIRGLRSSLKRMVMSKDPVTFEEAVRVAKAEECNEELVNGKGDVSLFSTLDPFNAKSASQEDKTVAAVQPPTSDNIMQSMLETLMKRMETMIDEKMEKCNAPLEKNSDSADKAAPANRTANRDRRFQRNRGAPGRNQRTTDGLPISACTIQSTDLVPATTAAASKSISTTTTAEFVKLETAVGRGDTRMADVKFDDVPGLIDTKEVDTDDDNEDEIWTYVIGTINHSCSIDGKIGDNDVKMLTDTGSGTTIVSEKLRQTLPSLRNKPLLQTSGICVKTLEGNKLNIVGRIEVDFEIAGKKFPYPAYVIANSMYDCLIGADLMNDIGLDIMFTKQQATVEGCDTPLEVNGGRSKSRVKDCSVVALETLVVPARSQKRFMAAIDVDDGHCGIVEARPRDHVKLGVGLARAFVTVNNGRAPVLVVNPRDKPVKIYRCTNLGVFETADDDNVIACIANMGAENDDVCNNDDHPVNAGSRQMCLDEDRGNCNPGELLATGLDEVLPEGGNSRSRVNVCETTDLSAEQTRQLDELLLEYDDVFAKNDNDLGKTNIVQHRIDTDACDTGIGSCLVQVRDKKEVVISYASRTLTKHEKHYSTIEKEALAIIWSIKHFRPYLYGRRFTVITDHNPLKWLMTIKEPTGRLARWSLTLQEYDFEIQHRPGTKHGNADGLSRRPQDDDEDKSARDFIIAATDSPGLQLDRVRELQRRDLTLQPLISYLIDDELPTDTKTARKVFYMLTSMLSTMVYCIICGCPPRETAKRRA; the protein is encoded by the exons ATGCCAGGCCGTAGACAACGATCAATCGACACCCCTGCTGCAAGATATCCTGATATGGCCGGATATACCGAAGCCCGAACTGTTGTAACTCCATCAAGATTTTATGGAAGACTTGGTGACGACGTTGAAACTTTTCTTAAAGAGTTTGATCGAGCCGCCAGAGCTAATAGGTGGACGGACGAGAGAAAAGCCGAGATTTTGCCGGCCTATCTACGAGAATTTGCAGCCGACTTTTGGAATGACTTGAACGATCATACCAAGTACGACTATGACCAAGTTACTGCGGCCCTGAGAGAAAATTTCCTACCAAAAGAAACTCAGAGACTTTTCTACAACGAACTGTATAACCGCAATCAGAAGCCAGGTGAGCCAGTAGAGGAATTCGCTAGAATTATACAGCGACTGACTCTGCGTGCTCACATGGATATGCCCCTTGAGTTTCAGTCTGAGCTCATGAGAGAACATTTCATCCGTGGATTGCGCTCGTCTCTGAAGCGAATGGTGATGTCAAAAGACCCTGTTACGTTTGAAGAGGCCGTACGTGTTGCAAAAGCCGAAGAGTGCAACGAAGAACTTGTCAACGGTAAGGGTGATGTTTCATTATTCTCCACATTAGACCCCTTCAATGCTAAATCAGCCAGCCAAGAAGACAAGACTGTGGCTGCTGTACAACCGCCCACTTCCGATAATATAATGCAATCGATGTTAGAGACTTTGATGAAGAGAATGGAGACAATGATAGACGAAAAGATGGAGAAATGTAATGCCCCGTTAGAAAAGAATTCTGactctgctgataaagctgccccAGCCAACCGCACAGCCAATCGAGATAGACGTTTTCAACGTAATAGAGGTGCGCCCGGCAGAAACCAGCGAACCACCGATGGGTTGCCGATCT CAGCCTGCACAATTCAATCCACCGACTTGGTTCCCGccacaacagcagcagcaagcAAGTCAATTTCAACCACGACAACAGCAGAATTCGTCAAACTAGAAACTGCCGTCGGACGAGGGGATACCCGGATGGCAgacgttaaatttgatgatgtcCCCGGATTAATAGATACAAAGGAAGTAGACACCGATGACGATAATGAGGACGAAATATGGACTTATGTTATTGGAACAATTAATCATAGCTGTAGTATTGACGGAAAGATTGGTGATAATGATGTCAAGATGTTAACGGACACTGGATCCGGAACGACGATAGTAAGTGAAAAGTTACGTCAAACTTTGCCTAGTTTGAGGAATAAGCCGCTGTTGCAGACGTCTGGAATTTGTGTGAAAACATTGGAAGGAAACAAACTAAACATCGTGGGAAGAATAGAAGTCGACTTCGAGATTGCCGGTAAGAAATTTCCCTATCCTGCTTATGTTATCGCAAATTCCATGTATGACTGTTTGATCGGAGCTGATTTAATGAATGATATCGGACTTGACATCATGTTCACTAAACAACAAGCCACCGTAGAGGGATGCGATACCCCGCTGGAAGTTAATGGTGGCCGTAGTAAAAGTCGTGTGAAAGACTGTTCGGTAGTCGCCTTAGAAACTTTAGTAGTTCCTGCCCGTTCACAAAAGAGGTTCATGGCAGCTATAGATGTAGACGATGGACATTGTGGCATTGTGGAAGCGCGCCCACGTGATCATGTTAAGTTGGGCGTTGGCTTGGCAAGGGCCTTCGTGACTGTAAATAATGGGCGTGCCCCTGTTCTAGTTGTAAACCCAAGAGATAAGCCCgtgaagatatacagatgtACGAACCTTGGTGTGTTTGAAACTGCTGACGACGATAATGTTATTGCGTGTATAGCAAATATGGGTGCTGAAAATGATGACGTGTGTAATAATGATGATCACCCAGTGAATGCCGGTTCTAGGCAGATGTGCCTTGACGAGGACCGAGGAAATTGCAACCCAGGCGAATTATTGGCAACTGGCCTGGATGAGGTTTTGCCCGAAGGTGGTAATTCAAGGAGCCGCGTGAATGTGTGCGAGACGACAGATTTGTCTGCCGAACAGACAAGACAGCTGGATGAGCTATTATTGGAATATGACGACGTATTTGCGAAGAATGACAACGATTTGGGAAAGACAAATATTGTACAACATCGTATTGACACTG ATGCGTGTGACACTGGCATTGGATCTTGCTTAGTACAGGTACGTGATAAGAAAGAAGTTGTTATTTCTTATGCTAGCCGAACTTTGACAAAACATGAGAAACACTATTCGACGATTGAGAAAGAAGCTCTAGCCATAATTTGGTCGATTAAGCATTTCCGACCATACTTATATGGTAGACGCTTCACTGTTATTACTGACCACAACCCACTGAAATGGTTAATGACTATTAAGGAGCCTACAGGACGACTCGCCCGCTGGTCATTGACCTTGCAAGAAtatgactttgaaattcaacaccGCCCAGGGACAAAACATGGAAATGCAGATGGACTTTCCAGACGACCGCAAGACGATGATGAAGACAAAAGTGCACGTGACTTCATCATCGCGGCGACAGACAGCCCTGGACTTCAATTAGACCGAGTTAGAGAATTGCAACGACGTGATTTGACTTTGCAACCGCTTATATCGTATTTGATCGATGATGAACTTCCTACCGATACGAAGACAGCTAGGAAAGTGTTTTATATGCTGACCAGTATGTTATCGACGATGGTGTACTGTATCATCTGTGGATGCCCGCCCAGGGAGACGGCGAAGAGACGTGCGTAA